A stretch of the Candidatus Binataceae bacterium genome encodes the following:
- the maiA gene encoding maleylacetoacetate isomerase codes for MKLYSFFRSSASFRLRIALNLKGLSYEYAAIGLRGAQNSDSYRRINPQQLVPALDDGGRVLIQSMAIIEYLEETHPLPPLLPATPVERARVRGLAQIVACEIHPLNNLRVLNYLAKELGQSEELRNRWYRHWVALGLEAMEALLDDPASGRFCHGDQPTLADICLVPQLYNARRYECDLTPYPRLLAVEAACRELAAFEQARPEKQPDASS; via the coding sequence ATGAAGCTTTATTCGTTCTTCCGCTCCTCCGCCAGCTTCCGCCTGCGGATCGCGCTCAACCTCAAGGGGTTGAGCTACGAATATGCAGCTATCGGCCTGCGCGGAGCACAGAACTCCGATAGCTACCGTAGGATCAACCCCCAGCAATTGGTTCCGGCGCTTGACGACGGGGGGCGGGTGCTGATCCAATCAATGGCGATCATTGAGTATCTGGAGGAGACCCATCCCCTGCCGCCGCTGCTGCCGGCCACGCCAGTTGAACGCGCGCGGGTGCGCGGGTTGGCGCAAATCGTGGCCTGCGAGATCCATCCGCTCAACAACCTGCGCGTGCTAAACTACTTAGCTAAGGAGTTGGGCCAAAGCGAAGAGCTTCGCAACCGCTGGTATCGCCACTGGGTCGCGCTGGGGCTGGAAGCGATGGAAGCGCTGCTGGACGACCCCGCCAGCGGTCGCTTCTGTCATGGCGACCAGCCCACGCTGGCCGACATTTGCCTGGTTCCACAGCTCTACAACGCGCGCCGTTACGAATGCGACTTGACGCCTTACCCCAGGCTGTTGGCGGTGGAGGCGGCCTGTCGCGAGCTGGCGGCCTTCGAGCAGGCCCGGCCCGAAAAGCAGCCTGACGCGAGTAGTTGA